In one Corynebacterium bovis DSM 20582 = CIP 54.80 genomic region, the following are encoded:
- the lexA gene encoding transcriptional repressor LexA translates to MAEQHSPAPRRGRPRKDASGSTDSATLSERQRRILEVIRDSTIFRGYPPSIREIAETVGLHSTSSVSYHLRELERKGFLRREGKKPRAVDVRSFEGSSHEISNHTKPGRRPAQRQSPAPVDESMPTPAFVPVVGRIAAGSPILAEQNVEAHFPLPEEIVGQGEIFLLQVVGESMRDAGILNGDWVAVRSQNVAEFGEFVAAMIDGEATVKEFQKDSEGLWLIPHNDLFEPIPAEDAQIIGRVVAILRKV, encoded by the coding sequence ATGGCAGAACAGCACTCACCCGCGCCGCGGCGCGGACGTCCCCGCAAGGACGCGTCCGGGTCGACGGACTCGGCGACACTCTCGGAACGGCAGCGTCGCATCCTCGAGGTCATCCGGGACTCGACGATCTTCCGCGGCTACCCGCCGAGCATCCGGGAGATCGCCGAGACGGTCGGCCTCCACTCGACGTCGTCGGTCTCCTACCACCTCCGCGAGCTGGAGCGGAAGGGCTTCCTCCGCCGCGAGGGCAAGAAGCCCCGGGCGGTCGACGTCCGCTCGTTCGAGGGCAGCAGCCACGAGATCTCGAACCACACCAAGCCCGGGCGCAGGCCGGCCCAGCGGCAGTCCCCTGCGCCGGTCGACGAGTCGATGCCCACCCCGGCGTTCGTGCCGGTCGTGGGCCGCATCGCGGCCGGGTCGCCGATCCTCGCGGAGCAGAATGTCGAGGCGCACTTCCCGCTGCCGGAGGAGATCGTCGGTCAGGGCGAGATCTTCCTGCTCCAGGTGGTCGGGGAGTCGATGCGGGACGCAGGCATCCTCAACGGTGACTGGGTCGCCGTCCGTTCGCAGAACGTCGCCGAGTTCGGCGAGTTCGTTGCGGCGATGATCGACGGCGAGGCGACCGTCAAGGAGTTCCAGAAGGACAGCGAGGGGCTGTGGCTGATCCCCCACAACGACCTGTTCGAGCCGATTCCCGCCGAGGATGCGCAGATCATCGGCCGCGTCGTCGCGATCCTGCGCAAGGTCTGA
- a CDS encoding LysM peptidoglycan-binding domain-containing protein, whose product MTITTMQTRTASGRRAGVGSPLAVSAAAVRGGVLPRPVGVPSRPPVVHPGRDADGRPRSNTYGEGRGYVPGLVDKRRHRLVGRRQDLTFGLQTRSGRLRARALAVAQSPGALLVGLAGIVLAVGISPAVGDAPQADGPVATSSVTVAPGETLADIARDVAPGQPEGDVMARIASMNGLGSSAPGEGAVLSVPVYR is encoded by the coding sequence ATGACCATCACAACCATGCAGACCAGGACCGCATCCGGACGACGGGCAGGGGTGGGGTCGCCTCTTGCCGTGTCCGCGGCGGCGGTGCGGGGTGGCGTGCTGCCGCGGCCCGTCGGGGTCCCGTCGCGCCCGCCGGTGGTCCATCCGGGCCGGGACGCGGACGGTCGACCGCGTTCGAACACCTACGGGGAGGGGCGGGGGTATGTCCCGGGGCTCGTCGACAAGCGCCGTCACCGGCTCGTCGGTCGCCGGCAGGATCTCACGTTCGGACTGCAGACGAGAAGCGGGAGGCTGCGGGCGCGGGCGCTCGCCGTGGCACAGTCCCCCGGTGCGCTGCTCGTCGGGCTGGCCGGGATCGTCCTCGCCGTCGGGATCTCGCCCGCGGTCGGCGACGCCCCGCAGGCCGACGGTCCGGTCGCGACGTCCTCGGTGACCGTCGCCCCCGGGGAGACCCTCGCGGACATTGCGCGGGACGTCGCGCCCGGTCAGCCGGAGGGGGACGTCATGGCGCGCATCGCCTCGATGAACGGTCTGGGGTCGTCCGCGCCCGGGGAGGGGGCCGTGCTCTCCGTCCCCGTGTACCGGTGA
- the nrdR gene encoding transcriptional regulator NrdR has translation MLCPSCRSEHSRVVDSRTVDDGVAIRRRRECTTCRTRFTTVERSVLLVTKRNGVTEEFSRDKVIRGVQRACQGRDVPDDALKRLAHEVEQSIRAAHGSQVEAHEIGLAILDPLRQLDEVAYLRFASVYKSFHTAEDFEQEILSLRAHRAVAHQDDGHVVPDDADAGAGQ, from the coding sequence ATGCTCTGCCCGTCCTGCCGATCGGAGCATTCCCGGGTGGTGGACAGCCGGACGGTCGACGACGGCGTCGCCATCCGTCGCCGCCGCGAGTGCACAACCTGCCGGACGCGCTTCACCACCGTCGAACGCTCGGTCCTCCTCGTCACCAAACGCAACGGGGTGACCGAGGAGTTCAGCCGTGACAAGGTGATCCGTGGTGTCCAGCGGGCCTGTCAGGGGCGCGACGTCCCGGACGACGCGCTGAAGCGGCTCGCCCACGAGGTCGAACAGTCCATCCGCGCGGCCCACGGCTCCCAGGTCGAGGCGCACGAGATCGGCCTGGCGATCCTCGACCCCCTCCGCCAGCTCGACGAGGTCGCCTACCTCCGGTTCGCCTCGGTCTACAAGTCCTTCCACACCGCCGAGGACTTCGAACAGGAGATCCTCTCGCTCCGGGCGCACCGCGCCGTCGCCCACCAGGACGACGGCCACGTTGTACCCGACGACGCGGACGCCGGCGCCGGGCAGTAG
- the hrpA gene encoding ATP-dependent RNA helicase HrpA, with product MVTRVSPQGSAQKERRLTFPESLPVSARRDDIMAAIRDHQVVIVAGETGSGKTTQLPKMCLALGRGRRKLIGHTQPRRIAARSVADRIADELGETCGQPGGRVGYKIRFDDTVRKSTSVKLMTDGILLAEIQRDRLLRAYDTIIVDEAHERSLNIDFLLGYLREILPRRPDLKVIITSATIDPDSFARHFADADGTPAPVIEVSGRTYPVEIRYRPLTRTVPVGDSGEVREEQTDPLDGLVAACRELMGEGPGDILCFFSGEREIRDAADALTAQHWRNVDVLPLFGRLSNAEQHRVFSTGPHRRIVLATNIAETSLTVPGIKYVVDTGYARISRYSHRTKVQRLPVEEISQASARQRSGRCGRTSDGIAVRLYSEENFEARPEFTDPEILRTHLASVILSMAALDLGDIEKFPFLQPPDSRAVKDGLRLLRELGAITDPRASGDDADRAGGADGGGGDTRDGRDGGGGDTRGGRDGGGGDTRDGRDGGGGDTRGGRDGGGGDTRGGRDGGGGDTRGGRDGGRPATTGGPTLTTVGRDLARIPTDPRLARMLVAAHENNVLEQLAVIVAALSIQDVRERPLEHQQKADQLHARFAGDSDFTSVLALWNYLQEKRRELSGNAFRRLCGAEFIHYMRVREWMDLVRQLLSTIQDLRWKVPNIRHVRDLTFDDLAVHDEAVHRSILTGVLTNVGMKNGTGRQFTGTRSTTFTVHPSSNLAKNPPQWIMAAELVETSRLFARTVGPIAPEWVEQVAPHMVRYVHSEPHWSSSRGAAMVHEKVLMLGLPIVADRRVPLSRTDPAEARTQFIRHALVEGDWTTRHAFFHRNREVLAEVGELEDKARRRDIVVDDQVVFDFYDARIPADVVSARHFDSWWKKASRRDPHSLDIDPESLIDSDSGAAHAQEYPDVWRQGSLEFELSYVFSPGDPDDGITMRVPLPLLATVDGTAIQWLVTGMRHELVVALIRSLPKALRTSVVPATNFATAALRTMVPFDGPLDVALADALRSLGGRGISAGDFDWDRVPGHLRMTVAAVDRRGKVVDADKDLAALKDRLAGEVTQAIAQVAARSSGGARGSGPSPEDAALHGRDRSGEGRGGSRRGRRRGGRASGGQADSRSGGAAGSGGAGTGATLARAAAWTADGLGTVPDSVDTVVDGQSVQACPAVVATGDGVALTAFPTPQAAAAQQFKTVLDMMVAACTVSTNQMVKGLPLRQRVAVENYPSGGPEALISDARVVACRDLLDRFGPVIRDPDRCAEAVDAARRQGPGLVRQTVVAVAPAVLAVADMTDELAEWTGEPIEDMRAQLRFYMGDHALARHGVARLRHVPRYVEAMKARLAMMDSDPEKEEDLDAEVREAMREYEQTISRLPSARAASPQVKDVRWLIEELRVALFAQHLGTATTASLTRVRKALAKLG from the coding sequence ATGGTGACCCGGGTGAGTCCCCAGGGTAGTGCACAGAAGGAACGCCGACTGACCTTTCCGGAATCCCTGCCGGTGTCCGCCCGCCGGGATGACATCATGGCGGCGATCCGTGACCACCAGGTCGTCATCGTCGCCGGGGAGACGGGGTCCGGCAAGACGACCCAGCTGCCGAAGATGTGCCTCGCCCTCGGCCGTGGCCGCCGGAAACTCATCGGCCACACGCAGCCACGGCGCATCGCCGCGCGGAGCGTCGCCGACCGCATCGCCGACGAGCTCGGGGAGACGTGCGGGCAGCCGGGTGGCCGCGTCGGCTACAAGATCCGGTTCGACGACACGGTGAGGAAGTCGACCTCGGTCAAGCTCATGACCGACGGCATCCTCCTCGCGGAGATCCAGCGTGACCGCCTGCTCCGCGCCTACGACACGATCATCGTCGACGAGGCCCACGAGCGCAGCCTCAACATCGACTTCCTGCTCGGCTACCTCCGGGAGATCCTCCCCCGCCGACCCGACCTCAAGGTCATCATCACGTCGGCGACGATCGACCCCGACTCCTTCGCCCGGCACTTCGCCGACGCCGACGGCACCCCCGCCCCGGTCATCGAGGTCTCCGGCCGGACGTACCCCGTCGAGATCCGGTACCGGCCCCTCACCCGCACCGTGCCCGTCGGCGACTCCGGCGAGGTCCGCGAGGAGCAGACCGACCCCCTCGACGGCCTCGTCGCCGCGTGCCGGGAGCTCATGGGCGAGGGCCCCGGCGACATCCTGTGCTTCTTCAGCGGCGAACGCGAGATCCGGGACGCCGCCGACGCCCTCACCGCCCAGCACTGGCGGAACGTCGACGTCCTCCCCCTGTTCGGCCGGCTGTCCAACGCCGAGCAGCACCGGGTGTTCTCCACGGGTCCGCACCGGCGGATCGTCCTCGCCACGAACATCGCCGAGACCTCGCTCACCGTCCCGGGCATCAAGTACGTCGTCGACACGGGGTACGCGCGGATCTCGCGGTACTCGCACCGGACGAAGGTCCAGCGCCTGCCCGTCGAGGAGATCAGCCAGGCCAGCGCGCGGCAGCGGTCCGGACGGTGCGGGCGCACGTCGGACGGCATCGCCGTCCGGCTGTACTCCGAGGAGAACTTCGAGGCCCGGCCGGAGTTCACGGACCCGGAGATCCTCCGCACGCACCTGGCCAGCGTCATCCTCTCCATGGCGGCGCTCGACCTCGGGGACATCGAGAAGTTCCCGTTCCTCCAGCCCCCGGACAGCCGGGCGGTGAAGGACGGGCTCCGCCTGCTCCGGGAGCTCGGGGCGATCACCGACCCGCGGGCCTCCGGGGACGACGCCGACCGTGCCGGCGGTGCCGACGGCGGTGGTGGGGACACCCGTGACGGCCGCGACGGCGGTGGTGGGGACACCCGCGGCGGCCGTGACGGCGGTGGTGGGGACACCCGTGACGGCCGCGACGGCGGTGGTGGGGACACCCGCGGCGGCCGTGACGGCGGTGGTGGGGACACCCGCGGCGGCCGTGACGGCGGTGGTGGGGACACCCGCGGCGGCCGTGACGGCGGGCGACCGGCGACCACCGGCGGGCCGACCCTCACCACGGTCGGCCGCGACCTCGCCCGGATCCCGACCGACCCGCGGCTCGCCCGGATGCTCGTCGCCGCCCACGAGAACAACGTCCTCGAGCAGCTCGCGGTCATCGTCGCCGCCCTGAGCATCCAGGACGTCCGCGAACGTCCGCTCGAGCACCAGCAGAAGGCCGACCAGCTCCACGCCCGGTTCGCCGGGGACTCCGACTTCACCTCGGTGCTCGCCCTGTGGAACTACCTCCAGGAGAAGCGCCGGGAGCTGTCCGGCAACGCCTTCCGGCGGCTGTGCGGCGCGGAGTTCATCCACTACATGCGGGTGCGCGAGTGGATGGACCTCGTCCGCCAGCTCCTGTCGACGATCCAGGACCTGCGGTGGAAGGTGCCGAACATCCGGCACGTCCGTGACCTCACCTTCGACGACCTCGCCGTCCACGACGAGGCCGTCCACCGGTCGATCCTCACCGGCGTGCTGACCAACGTCGGCATGAAGAACGGCACCGGGCGCCAGTTCACCGGTACGCGGTCCACGACCTTCACGGTGCACCCGTCGTCGAACCTGGCGAAGAACCCCCCGCAGTGGATCATGGCGGCCGAGCTCGTCGAGACGTCGCGCCTGTTCGCGCGCACGGTCGGGCCGATCGCCCCCGAGTGGGTCGAGCAGGTCGCCCCCCACATGGTCCGGTACGTGCACTCCGAGCCGCACTGGTCGTCGTCGCGGGGCGCGGCGATGGTCCACGAGAAGGTGCTCATGCTCGGGCTGCCGATCGTCGCGGACCGGCGGGTGCCCCTGTCCCGGACCGACCCGGCGGAGGCACGGACGCAGTTCATCCGGCACGCCCTCGTCGAGGGCGACTGGACGACGCGCCACGCGTTCTTCCACCGCAACCGGGAGGTCCTCGCGGAGGTCGGGGAACTCGAGGACAAGGCCCGTCGGCGGGACATCGTCGTCGACGACCAGGTGGTGTTCGACTTCTACGACGCCCGCATCCCCGCGGACGTCGTCTCCGCCCGGCACTTCGACTCGTGGTGGAAGAAGGCGTCGCGGCGGGACCCGCACTCCCTCGACATCGACCCGGAGTCCCTCATCGACTCCGACAGCGGTGCCGCGCACGCGCAGGAGTACCCGGACGTGTGGCGGCAGGGCTCGCTGGAGTTCGAGCTCAGTTACGTGTTCAGCCCCGGCGACCCGGACGACGGCATCACCATGCGCGTGCCGTTGCCGCTGCTCGCGACCGTGGACGGGACGGCGATCCAGTGGCTCGTGACCGGGATGCGGCACGAGCTCGTCGTCGCGCTCATCCGGTCGCTGCCGAAGGCACTGCGCACGAGCGTGGTCCCGGCGACGAATTTCGCGACGGCCGCGCTGCGGACGATGGTGCCGTTCGACGGGCCGCTCGACGTCGCGCTGGCGGACGCCCTGCGGTCCCTCGGTGGGCGGGGGATCTCCGCGGGGGACTTCGACTGGGACCGGGTGCCGGGCCACCTGCGGATGACGGTCGCCGCCGTCGACCGGCGGGGGAAGGTCGTCGACGCGGACAAGGACCTCGCGGCGCTGAAGGACCGGTTGGCCGGTGAGGTGACGCAGGCGATCGCCCAGGTCGCGGCCCGGTCCTCCGGTGGTGCGCGGGGGTCGGGGCCGTCGCCGGAGGATGCGGCGCTCCACGGCCGGGACCGCTCCGGGGAGGGCCGGGGAGGGTCCCGACGCGGTCGTCGCCGTGGCGGCCGGGCGTCCGGTGGTCAGGCGGACTCGCGGTCCGGCGGGGCCGCCGGGAGCGGCGGGGCCGGGACCGGGGCCACGTTGGCCCGGGCCGCGGCGTGGACGGCGGACGGTCTCGGGACCGTGCCGGACAGCGTCGACACCGTCGTCGACGGGCAGTCCGTGCAGGCCTGCCCGGCGGTCGTGGCGACCGGGGACGGGGTGGCGTTGACGGCGTTCCCGACCCCGCAGGCGGCGGCGGCCCAGCAGTTCAAGACGGTGCTGGACATGATGGTGGCGGCGTGCACGGTGTCGACGAACCAGATGGTGAAGGGCCTGCCGCTCCGGCAACGCGTGGCGGTGGAGAACTACCCGTCCGGGGGGCCGGAGGCGCTCATCAGCGACGCGCGGGTGGTGGCGTGCCGGGACCTGCTCGACCGGTTCGGCCCGGTCATCCGGGATCCTGACCGGTGTGCCGAGGCGGTCGACGCGGCGCGGCGTCAGGGGCCGGGTCTGGTCCGGCAGACGGTCGTCGCCGTGGCACCGGCGGTGTTGGCGGTGGCGGACATGACCGACGAGCTCGCCGAGTGGACCGGTGAGCCGATCGAGGACATGCGGGCGCAGCTGCGCTTCTACATGGGCGACCACGCTCTGGCGCGGCACGGGGTGGCGCGGCTGCGTCATGTCCCGCGGTACGTCGAGGCGATGAAGGCCCGACTGGCGATGATGGACTCCGACCCGGAGAAGGAGGAGGACCTCGACGCGGAGGTCCGGGAGGCGATGCGGGAGTACGAGCAGACGATCTCCCGGCTCCCGTCCGCCCGGGCCGCGTCTCCCCAGGTCAAGGACGTCCGGTGGCTCATCGAGGAGCTCCGGGTGGCGTTGTTCGCCCAGCATCTCGGGACGGCGACGACCGCCAGTCTCACCCGCGTGAGGAAGGCGCTGGCGAAGCTCGGGTGA
- a CDS encoding neutral/alkaline non-lysosomal ceramidase N-terminal domain-containing protein produces the protein MTSVDLTTPEPAQSGDGPAAGLSRRAFLTGAALTVGAVLWSSGTPARAGTSPAGAGGGGAAPGARFLVGRGLADCTGEPFGAGMNGYAVPRQTSVGLQRRQFARAFVVASGAAGAADPSGAVSPAAPAAPDRLVHVTVDTGLMFQSIQVEVLRRLRAEFGDLYGEHNVILQATHTHVAPGGTSGHAMVDLTTAGFRPLTFEATVSGIVTAVRRAHADLAPSELTLTRTVVEAAGVNRSPQAFARNPEADRAANPDGVDRTAVTLHVTRSGRPVGLLNWYALHATTFGPEYRHISGDNKGYAAWATEHGHGVDHRHPGDAPFVAAFAQSAPGDVTPNAGHVPGSGPGADEAASARILGDRIRAGATAEAAARDIATGGVDGRHRWVDMTSVTVDGRWTPDGRPGRTGPAILGAAFAASSQEDGGGEPALGFAEGERGGTPWVRALDGILVPPDVAAVHAPKEMLLPVGYIPGMVQQTHWFAVHRVGALVLVSVPFEPTTTAGLRLRRTVAAAAGVDPALVVVQGYVNGYGHYLTTPEEYDNQDYEGGATVFGRLQLPAVQQIVDGLARDLAAGRPVDPGRPEDDLTGRIPASPVGVPWWDVPPPGRRFGDVLSGGGEVRAGETARVVFVGANPNNGLRHEDGYLLVEEDTRQGGGPGDGWRVVADDSSESTLLTFEATGPLTRTTVEWSTVGVRPGHYRVRLRGDARGLDGTVTPFNGVAEVDVV, from the coding sequence GTGACGTCCGTCGACCTGACCACACCCGAACCCGCCCAGTCGGGCGACGGCCCCGCCGCGGGCCTGAGCCGCCGGGCGTTCCTCACCGGGGCGGCGCTCACCGTCGGGGCCGTGCTCTGGTCCTCCGGGACACCGGCCCGGGCCGGCACGTCGCCGGCGGGCGCCGGCGGTGGAGGTGCCGCGCCCGGGGCACGCTTCCTCGTCGGCCGGGGGCTGGCCGACTGCACGGGGGAGCCGTTCGGGGCGGGGATGAACGGGTACGCGGTGCCGCGCCAGACGAGCGTCGGCCTCCAGCGCCGGCAGTTCGCCCGGGCGTTCGTCGTCGCCTCCGGTGCGGCGGGGGCGGCCGACCCTTCCGGCGCGGTGTCGCCGGCGGCCCCCGCGGCCCCGGACCGTCTGGTCCACGTGACCGTCGACACGGGGCTGATGTTCCAGTCGATCCAGGTCGAGGTCCTGCGCCGTCTGCGCGCCGAGTTCGGCGACCTCTACGGCGAGCACAACGTCATCCTACAGGCGACGCACACCCACGTCGCCCCGGGAGGGACCTCGGGCCACGCGATGGTCGACCTCACCACGGCCGGCTTCCGTCCGCTGACGTTCGAGGCCACCGTCTCCGGGATCGTCACCGCCGTCCGCCGGGCGCACGCCGACCTCGCCCCGTCCGAGCTGACGCTGACCAGGACCGTCGTGGAGGCCGCGGGGGTCAACCGGTCCCCGCAGGCGTTCGCGCGGAACCCGGAGGCCGACCGCGCCGCCAACCCTGACGGCGTCGACCGCACGGCGGTGACCCTGCACGTCACGCGGTCGGGTCGCCCGGTCGGCCTGCTCAACTGGTACGCCCTCCACGCGACGACGTTCGGCCCGGAGTACCGCCACATCTCCGGGGACAACAAGGGCTACGCCGCGTGGGCGACGGAGCACGGGCACGGCGTCGACCACCGTCACCCCGGGGACGCGCCCTTCGTCGCGGCCTTCGCCCAGTCGGCGCCCGGGGACGTCACCCCGAACGCCGGTCACGTCCCCGGGTCCGGCCCGGGGGCGGACGAGGCGGCGTCGGCCCGGATCCTCGGTGACCGCATCCGGGCGGGGGCGACGGCGGAGGCGGCCGCCCGCGACATCGCCACCGGTGGGGTCGACGGCCGCCACCGCTGGGTGGACATGACGTCCGTCACCGTCGACGGGCGGTGGACCCCGGACGGCCGCCCGGGGCGGACCGGGCCCGCGATCCTCGGGGCGGCCTTCGCCGCGAGCTCGCAGGAGGACGGTGGCGGGGAGCCGGCGCTGGGGTTCGCGGAGGGGGAGCGCGGGGGCACCCCCTGGGTCCGGGCACTCGACGGGATCCTCGTGCCGCCGGACGTCGCGGCGGTCCACGCGCCGAAGGAGATGCTCCTGCCGGTCGGGTACATCCCCGGCATGGTCCAGCAGACGCACTGGTTCGCGGTCCACCGGGTCGGGGCCCTCGTCCTCGTGTCGGTCCCCTTCGAACCGACGACGACGGCGGGTCTGCGTCTCCGGAGGACCGTCGCGGCCGCGGCGGGGGTCGACCCCGCGCTCGTGGTCGTTCAGGGCTACGTCAACGGCTACGGCCACTACCTCACGACCCCGGAGGAGTACGACAACCAGGACTACGAGGGCGGGGCGACGGTCTTCGGCCGGCTGCAGCTCCCGGCCGTCCAGCAGATCGTCGACGGTCTGGCCCGTGACCTCGCCGCCGGCCGGCCCGTCGACCCCGGGCGACCGGAGGACGACCTCACGGGGCGGATCCCCGCGAGCCCGGTCGGTGTCCCGTGGTGGGACGTGCCCCCGCCGGGTCGACGGTTCGGTGACGTCCTCTCCGGCGGCGGGGAGGTCCGGGCGGGGGAGACCGCGCGGGTCGTCTTCGTCGGCGCCAACCCGAACAACGGTCTCCGGCACGAGGACGGGTACCTGCTCGTCGAGGAGGACACCCGGCAGGGCGGGGGCCCGGGGGACGGGTGGCGGGTCGTCGCCGACGACTCGTCGGAGTCGACGCTGCTCACCTTCGAGGCGACGGGTCCCCTGACGCGGACGACCGTGGAGTGGTCCACGGTCGGGGTCCGGCCGGGTCACTACCGGGTCCGGTTGCGCGGTGACGCCCGGGGGCTCGACGGGACCGTCACCCCGTTCAACGGGGTGGCGGAGGTCGACGTCGTCTGA
- a CDS encoding carboxymuconolactone decarboxylase family protein yields MSIDNLKSALPEYAKDLKLNLGTLARGTELSEQQLWGTFVATAAATRNDAVISEISDEAREHLSDEAYQAALASASIMAMNNVAYRARGWLGEDYSQVKMGLRMNVIAKPGIEKVDFELFSLAVSTINGCEHCTIAHEKTVREEGLTKEQVFEAVKIAATVQGVAQALQIEDAR; encoded by the coding sequence ATGTCAATCGACAACCTGAAGAGCGCGCTCCCCGAGTACGCCAAGGATCTCAAGCTCAATCTCGGCACCCTCGCCCGCGGCACCGAACTCTCCGAGCAGCAGCTCTGGGGTACGTTCGTCGCCACGGCGGCCGCCACCCGCAACGACGCCGTCATCTCGGAGATCTCCGACGAGGCGCGCGAGCACCTCTCCGACGAGGCCTACCAGGCGGCGCTCGCCTCGGCCTCGATCATGGCGATGAACAACGTCGCCTACCGTGCGCGCGGCTGGCTCGGTGAGGACTACTCCCAGGTCAAGATGGGTCTGCGGATGAACGTCATCGCCAAGCCGGGCATCGAGAAGGTCGACTTCGAGCTGTTCTCCCTCGCCGTGTCCACCATCAACGGCTGCGAGCACTGCACCATCGCCCACGAGAAGACAGTGCGCGAGGAGGGCCTCACCAAGGAGCAGGTCTTCGAGGCCGTCAAGATCGCCGCGACCGTCCAGGGCGTCGCCCAGGCGCTCCAGATCGAGGACGCGCGCTGA